The following is a genomic window from Salmo salar chromosome ssa23, Ssal_v3.1, whole genome shotgun sequence.
cacaataagttaggtggattttggcccattcctcctgacagagctggtgtatctgagtcaggtttgtaggcctccttgctcgtacacaccttttcagttctgcccacaagttgtctctaggattgaggtcagggctttgtgattgccactcaaataccttgactttgttgtccttaagccattttgccacaactttggaagtatgcttggggtcattgtccatttggaagacccatttgcgtccaagctttaacttcttgatgccttgagatgttgcttcaatatatccacataattttccatccacaTGATGTCATctaatttgtgaagtgcaccagtccctcctgcagcaaagcacccccacaacatgatgctgcaaccctcgtgcttcacggttgggatggtgttcttcggcttgcaagcctccccctttttcctccaaacataaggatggtcattattgccaaacagttctatttttgtttcatcagaccagaggactcttctccaaaaagtacaatatttgttcccatgtgcagttgcaaatggtagtctttttttatggcagttttggagcagtggcttcttccttgctgagcggcctttcaggttatgttgacataggactcgttttactgtggatatagatacttttgtacctgtttcccccagcatcttcacaaggtcctttgctgttgttctgggattgatttacacattTCGCACctaagtacgttcatttctaggagacaaaacacatctccttcctgagcggtatgacggctgcgtggtcccgtggtgtttatacttgcgtactattgtttgtacagatgaacgtggtaccttcaggcgtttggaaattgctcccaaggatgaaccagacttgtggtctaccattttcttctgaggtcttggctgatttcttttgattttcccatgatgtcaagtaaagaggagAGTTTGAAtttaggtcttgaaatacatccacaggtacacctccaactgactcaaatgatgtcaattagcctatcagaagtttctaaagccatgacataattttcaggaattttccaagctgtttaaaggcacagtcaacttagtgtatgtaaacttctgacccactggaattgtgatacagtaaataagtgaaataatctgtctgtaaacaattgttggaaaaattacttgtgtcatgcacaaagtagatgtccttcctgacttgccaaaactatagtttgttaacaagaaatatgtggagtggttgaaaaacgagttttaatgactccaacctaagtgtaagtaaacttTCAACTGTATCTGTGGATGGAAGCTAACCACaagaaatgttagctagctagaataCTACCAAAGATGTTTTTAAATAGCCAAATCCTTTTTTTATACTGAAGTTAAAACAGTTTTCTCTACAATTTGTGATACTGTCAAGTCTCATGTATTGGCTATATAACTAGCTAGTTGGTTATTAGTTACGAAAAGGCCAGCAATGCCCATATCTGTGTGTAACGTTAACGTTACTCAACTGAGTTGAGTGCACACTGCTATGCCCAGCACTGTCCCTTTGGGTTTCAGGGGCCACAGGCTCCAATCTATTTCTATTTCTAATTAAATTACATCATTTATTCCACTGCACTGCAGGAGTTTGATAAGGTGCCCATGTTCATGAAGACAGCCCCTGAGGAGATCGACCCCATGAAACACCCGGAGCTGGCTGCTATTCAGTCCATTATACATGACGATGACAGACCACTAGAAGGTATGACAGCCATTACTGTACTTTCTACCCAGTGCTGATGTAGGACCAGCACTCCAGACCTTAGAATCAAGGGGAatgttgttatttttttctcaGAGCAAGCCGAGAGCTTGAAAGATGAGGGGAACGACTACTTCAAAGAGAAGAACTACAAGAAGGCTATAGTGTCCTATACGGCTGGACTGAAGAAGAACTGCAGTGACTATAATGTTAATGCCATCCTGCACACTAACCGGGCGGCAGCACACTTCCACCTGGGTACTGTTCTTAGAATCTTTCCATCGTTAGATCTCATGATATTGGTCTAGTACAGTGGTTCTCAACCCTTTtcagttactgtaccaccaactgagtTTTGCTCAGCccagagtacccctgaagtacatgtgcattttaccagcagGCCTATGGTCACGTGactcttctcaagtaccccctgtggataggacaAGTACctccaggggtcctagtacccctgggtGGGAGCCACTGGTCTTGTAGTCTCTGAGTCTTCCAAAGCTTGTTCTGGGATGTTTGTTGCAATCCTTTACTCGCATACTCTTGCCTTTCAGGTAACATGCGTTCTGCACTGAATGATGCTGCCGCTGCAAAGAAGTTTAAACCAGACCACCTCAAAGCATTAATCAGAGGTTTGTCTATAGAATAAACATCACATTTTACTGTTCTACTGGAAGACGCATCTAGACACCACAAATTTATTATGAGGCAGGTGtgtgtcagggttggggtcaattacatttaaattccagtcaatttaggaagtacagtgaaattccaattctcttcaatgcttttcaataaggacaaattggaatttggtttagtgtctgaattgactggaattgaaatgtgGATCGACCCCCAACCCCGATGTGTATTTAAGTTTAGTTTGCAGTTCTGCGTTCATTACTCTTCCTCTTTCATCCTCCATGTCCTGTCTTGACTGTTCCCAGGTGCCACGTGTTGCACGGAGCTGAAAAAATACGCCGACGCCCTGCAGTGGTGTGAAGAGGGACTCAAGCTGCAGCCGACAGACAAGAAGCTACTGGAGCTGAGAGCTACAGCAGACAGACATAAGGCATGACAAGAGGCTATGATCCAGTGGCTTAATGACCTTCATTTGTACTTTTCTTTTGTCACCACAGTCTGAAAGGATTATAGGTGGATAAAGCAGTTTGGTGGATCTTTGTAAATGGAGTGCATATTTTATATAAACCTATGCTGAAATTGTTGTATTTGTGGTTTaagagagcggcagagagagatGCAAGGAAGGCAAAGGTCAAAGAGAAGAAGgagcacagtgagagagaggcccTACTGGCTGCCATCAAGGTGAGTTGGATGGTAGAATGTAAAAATCACAAGACGTGAATCATATCTCATGATTCCTGTATAAGTTGACGAGGAAACAGCTGCTCATCATTTAACTTGCCTTATTTTGCTTTACAGGAGCGTGGCATCCAGTTACTAATGCCTCATCAGCGTCCTAAGCGCAGGTCTGACAGTGAGGATGATGGAGGCTCCTGTAGAGCCATGGCAGGGCTGGAACTGGATGGTCTGTGTTCTACGGAGGCCACAGGTGTGAAGGTGTTCCTGGACGAACAGGGAATCATGCACTGGCCAGTTCTCTTCCTGTACCCCGAATACCAACAAACAGACTTCATCTCAGCCTTCAGCGagtcctccaggtatgatccccACTTCGCTCGCGCTCTCTAAACAGAATGTGGGGTTGGAAAGATCTACATAAAAGCAGACATTACATGTAGGTTTGTTGGTTCTATAAATCATCCAATACTCTACAATACCAACCCCAACTCAGCCCAAATATGACTACAAGTAGTGTCTAAAGTAGACCAACATTACATTGCTAAGTAACAAATAGCTCAAAAT
Proteins encoded in this region:
- the LOC106584040 gene encoding tetratricopeptide repeat protein 4; the encoded protein is MASLAQPGDDSDDGMDDFMEKFKKEKYSNAFSEKNWEEEFDKVPMFMKTAPEEIDPMKHPELAAIQSIIHDDDRPLEEQAESLKDEGNDYFKEKNYKKAIVSYTAGLKKNCSDYNVNAILHTNRAAAHFHLGNMRSALNDAAAAKKFKPDHLKALIRGATCCTELKKYADALQWCEEGLKLQPTDKKLLELRATADRHKRAAERDARKAKVKEKKEHSEREALLAAIKERGIQLLMPHQRPKRRSDSEDDGGSCRAMAGLELDGLCSTEATGVKVFLDEQGIMHWPVLFLYPEYQQTDFISAFSESSSFLDHLTLMFGEELPPWDINRKYSPQNLQLFFEDHEKESLHQVNPETPLIKILQHKRCFIKAGTPSFVILAKGSPFCEKFLSERKTQLLTHSLNQST